DNA sequence from the Bacillus alveayuensis genome:
TTCAAGTCAGTAAACCAGATGATTTGGAATTAAACCCTTTTATTCATTTGGCAAATCATAAGCCGAAAATAGCAATTATTACAAGGTGGTTAGTTTTTTCAGTAGTTCTCTGTATCCTGACAGTCATTGTAGCAAACAAAGTACCATATTCATTTGAACAATTAAACACCGGTGAAGAAGGAATTCCAGATATAAACAAATTTATAAGTGAAAATCCGTCAGCTCAATCTTTCTTAATTATCGTACAGGGAATATCAGCCTTTTTTACTCCAATTATTTTTATCATATTAACTACAGTTGGCTTAAAAATTTTAACAAGTATTTTTAAACCAATCTTTAAAGAAAAGGTAAGTATGCAAAATCTTTTTTTAACTACCACTGTAGCTTATACATCTTTATTCATTTCATCTGTACTTAGACTAATCTTTTCTCTTATTAAGGGTGAGTTTATATTATATTCATTAGGTTCTTTACCATATTATACAGGTAGAAACTCTGATAACGAATTTTTCATGAACTTTTTAAATAGTTTGGATTTATTTACCATTATTTATTGCGGTATACTCGCATTCGGTTTATATAGTTATTCGAAGGCCAAGATAAAACCTGTATTTGCGCTTA
Encoded proteins:
- a CDS encoding hypothetical protein (product_source=Hypo-rule applied; superfamily=81336; transmembrane_helix_parts=Inside_1_31,TMhelix_32_51,Outside_52_85,TMhelix_86_108,Inside_109_127,TMhelix_128_150,Outside_151_185,TMhelix_186_203,Inside_204_209,TMhelix_210_229,Outside_230_232); the encoded protein is MEGDKNIQVSKPDDLELNPFIHLANHKPKIAIITRWLVFSVVLCILTVIVANKVPYSFEQLNTGEEGIPDINKFISENPSAQSFLIIVQGISAFFTPIIFIILTTVGLKILTSIFKPIFKEKVSMQNLFLTTTVAYTSLFISSVLRLIFSLIKGEFILYSLGSLPYYTGRNSDNEFFMNFLNSLDLFTIIYCGILAFGLYSYSKAKIKPVFALIFGIYFLLIIGQSLFLPPV